From a region of the Cyprinus carpio isolate SPL01 chromosome A18, ASM1834038v1, whole genome shotgun sequence genome:
- the LOC122148676 gene encoding neurotensin/neuromedin N-like, producing MCRNCGTTKKMQMQLTSVILIFLLCNGLCSDIDQGKKAIEEEVLRSLLTSKVKQSKHIAPLWQLRLRDVCRMMNSLGESWQEAWGNEEEQEDTEVQADYEQRVSGTLAQMLEQMHDLKNLCRVLQPRELQDDQEYLELDQNSDSPLKRKSPYILKRQLRTNKSRRPYILKRSVYY from the exons ATGTGCAGAAACTGTGGGACTACTAAGAAAATGCAGATGCAGCTGACCTCAGTTATcctcatttttttattgtgtaatggACTGTGTTCAG ATATAGACCAGGGAAAAAAGGCAATAGAGGAAGAGGTACTGAGAAGTCTCCTCACTTCAAAG GTAAAGCAGAGCAAGCACATCGCCCCCCTGTGGCAGCTGCGGCTCCGGGATGTGTGCAGGATGATGAACAGTCTCGGGGAGTCGTGGCAGGAGGCCTGGGGCaatgaggaggagcaggaggacaCAGAGGTTCAGGCAGACTATGAGCAGAGGGTCTCGGGTACCCTCGCCCAAATGCTTGAGCAAATGCACGACCTCAAGAACCTCTGCAGGGTCCTGCAGCCTAGAGAG CTACAAGATGACCAAGAATATCTGGAGCTGGACCAAAACAGCGACAGTCCACTGAAGAGGAAATCTCCATATATACTTAAAAGGCAACTGCGCACCAATAAATCAAGACGGCCGTACATTCTGAAGAGAAGTGTGTATTACTGA
- the LOC109067128 gene encoding ras association domain-containing protein 9-like has product MAPFGKNFLKARLKNRSKVVDETPGKEIQVLVCQEEKVVCGVTKHTTCADVVKALLEDHQTLPDSKKLLHGEPKDFCILERWKGFERALPPLTRILRLWNAWGDEKPFIQFVLMKISDFVPSSKGAKKALKSRGVRSKRWEQGPAQYPKTVSAEKQKRLVKKAFRKLEKIQKTETSEGSEDISKLVQLIISQDQTIRQQIHQMRELDLEIEHAEKQLRNSPTPHSSITESDGSQSLSQFDSQLQEYLYTSDGLEQVELHVCRHQELIDQLSREIDLELRNRTSDLEDLKGAAAASPELELEPNLALSSSDLLELESLRNELESSMSAGLSLNAQTQEIEKELQWNKTALQSKNQEYQHLVTQLSALELGACSDQSSPVSLKSQIRATVSQHTAGKVRLTCSPTDATDTDSDTGISSTHSQDSLSPCVDRSPALDTDV; this is encoded by the exons ATGGCTCCTTTTGGAAAAAACTTTCTGAAGGCGCGTTTGAAGAACAG GTCTAAGGTTGTAGATGAAACACCAGGGAAAGAAATCCAGGTTCTTGTGTGTCAAGAAGAAAAAGTAGTCTGTGGCGTTACCAAGCACACAACCTGCGCAGATGTAGTCAAGGCTTTATTGGAGGACCACCAGACTTTACCAGATAGTAAGAAGTTATTACATGGGGAACCTAAAGACTTCTGCATCCTTGAACGGTGGAAGGGCTTTGAGAGAGCACTGCCACCTCTCACTCGAATTCTACGACTGTGGAACGCTTGGGGTGATGAGAAACCTTTCATACAGTTTGTCCTCATGAAGATCAGTGATTTTGTGCCATCATCCAAAGGAGCCAAAAAAGCCTTGAAATCTCGGGGAGTGAGGTCCAAAAGATGGGAGCAAGGACCTGCACAGTACCCCAAGACTGTATCTGCGGAGAAGCAGAAGCGCTTGGTGAAAAAAGCCTTCCGCAAATTGGAGAAGATCCAGAAAACAGAGACATCAGAGGGATCAGAAGATATCAGTAAGCTGGTGCAGCTGATCATCTCACAGGATCAGACCATCCGGCAGCAGATTCACCAAATGCGTGAGCTAGACTTGGAGATTGAACATGCAGAGAAACAGCTGAGGAACAGCCCCACACCTCACTCCAGCATCACCGAGAGTGATGGCAGCCAATCGTTGTCCCAGTTTGACAGCCAGCTTCAGGAGTACCTGTACACCAGTGATGGACTTGAGCAAGTAGAACTACATGTTTGCAGGCACCAAGAACTCATTGATCAGCTCTCTCGGGAAATTGACCTAGAACTGAGGAACCGGACTTCAGATTTAGAAGACCTCAAAGGAGCAGCAGCTGCCAGTCCAGAACTAGAGCTGGAACCTAACCTTGCTTTGTCCTCCTCAGATCTCTTAGAGCTGGAAAGCCTACGCAATGAACTTGAGTCAAGCATGAGTGCTGGGCTTTCCCTCAATGCTCAAACACAGGAAATCGAGAAGGAACTTCAGTGGAACAAAACAGCCCTGCAGTCTAAAAACCAAGAATACCAGCATCTGGTTACACAACTCAGTGCGCTTGAGCTGGGGGCCTGTTCAGACCAGTCTAGCCCTGTATCTCTGAAGAGCCAGATCAGGGCCACTGTCTCTCAGCATACAGCAGGCAAGGTCAGACTAACATGCTCCCCTACAGATGCGACAGACACAGACTCAGACACTGGAATAAGCTCCACTCATAGTCAGGACTCGCTGTCTCCCTGTGTGGACAGGTCGCCTGCTCTGGATACTGATGTTTAA